A single window of Vespa crabro chromosome 23, iyVesCrab1.2, whole genome shotgun sequence DNA harbors:
- the LOC124432086 gene encoding CCR4-NOT transcription complex subunit 1 isoform X2, with translation MNLDSLSFTLSQISYLVANLTKKNFRDSCKEISILVQWKGLEADRHLLRSLLSYVDFSTGEPPESSAKDYFQVQLLKQECTNLLSKPSLISNFCFAIDHPLHHQKTLNSSPKFFLHLKKVLGLTLVQEVAFAIVLQHSENIDIRALAHEHIKKQLPELIKNYINSETSNKHHEEGLHDSSPEVLHLILSQVFHIPNQFGVSSEAKEKFLKNLRRDFPRELVPVVLAPLLYPGDGETPQAKIELNMAVNQMDGNSLVELIMELGYGFTSSVEECRSALAGLGAREISPACVARVLAHMARSCNSLDDAGGLQSFWGNSASTQDANKEKTSESIAPTTWNVEVFVQALKEIQSTLLWNEVIVKLDHAEFIIKDRQGLNLLIMGLRLGLQHQGYPPDVFPVELFYRHWENVEGQFSLVQQILKCPDIFCFADYPYHSVTVDVLKAAPEGDSKEAQTWRSLYVVELLLHMAERGLYGPVQEIFKWPIQHCPDVLVLALLQINPPITLLRQELLSTLMPIFLGNHPNSAVILHHAWHANNVKIKSIIMHAMAEWYIRGDHDQTRLSRILDVAQDLKALSALLNAQSFPFVIDLACLASRREYLKLEKWLTDKIRDHGEVFVAACVKFLHRRCPQVMGPGIKEDPTVPKASQLPQETLTTILACLQVCAGSVSQECSEAIMTMVQNCSLMLNKTTMSRPPPPGVLRHRGLEPFNPATLGGQLFSSKQVDPLGNLSSSLASMGLGSSLGPPSSSAFNLPGALGPLVSAPGSPSRLTGPSPSPFPMLPLSSQLHSGPVGTQGPSVLPGSTIGGLGRLGPPTGIEKARIPETSNLFPDMPQNVSKEIEDEANSYFQCIYNHPPHPTLSIDEVLDMLKKFQDSGNKREREVFNCMLRNLFEEYRFFPQYPDKELQITAQLFGGIIERGLVNSYMTLGLALRFVLDALRKPDGSKMYYFGITALDRFKSRLKDYQTYCEHVRNIQHFSEFPPHLIEYIEYGLQGQEPPTRPQGPVLPKTLAAMLAPVTTPYKTITTTTITTSTTQAKPSTTPTTSLSARPSIANATNIDTLLVATDKEEKITTPPEALQDKTAFIFNNLSQLNLQQKCDEIREIVTEDYWPWMAQYLVMKRASIELNFHALYSNFLDCLKLPEVNKMVTRETFRNIKVLLRSDKGIANFSDRSLLKNLGHWLGMLTLGRNKPILQVDIDLKSLLVEAYHKGQQELLYVVPFVAKVLESCAKSRVFRPPNPWTMAIMNVLAELHQEPDLKLNLKFEIEVLCKNLSIDVGELKPAVYLKDPEKLRNLDYQLSHPNKKTEAGNNQQQTQAPIEELVGPTTTGTIVAQSAPPANTTPSLPTGPPEPRFSYMDISVTGITNISQHITINNQLPLFQTHPHLKQFVRPAVERAIQEWIHPVVDRSIKIALTTSEQIVRKDFALDPEEVRMRTAARHMVRNLTAGMAMITCRDQILASISTNLKQAFLTAMMGTTPQQKELAEQAATVVAADNMELACAFVQKTAVEKAIPEMDKRLLNEIELRKIARQEGRRYCDPLAKYQAERMPEQIRLKVGGITPQQMAVYEEFARNIPGFLPLSERDTQALFVPKPVTETAVVPFATNPAVAVATAQQVAAYAAAVSNDEVGAMLEKLAAEVDVLLSAMGPAAPPPQHVALHSLLESIILTRRSRDAGAAMTLLKKAVEGLLDGPTISSGVTDSEIVLRYRELHLRILKCLQDPRAYGMQWTNKHVTRFLTECREDFRYNFEAVDCLIRSHLISLPQYDLALAQAMDASNAMATAFAMQLVQLYLIDERQTTHVTESDLFHTIEILVRIAHHRAPPEGIPLFRLTSLIESLRANHDPAVLADRAPAGPTAHIHSGILQARDFDDPPGLMEKTEYLLREWVSMHHSPTHARDPTKAFGMFVHQMNIHGILKTDDLITRFFKLSTQMCVDLCYRALAETNAVPSVVRAKCFHSLDAFVRLVALLVKHSGDTTNTHTKINLLNKVLGIVAGVLLQDHEMRGTDFQQLPYHRIFIMLFLELCAPEPVLEAVNYQVLTAFCHTLHILRPAKASGFCYAWLELVSHRVFIGRMLAITPQQKCWGMYAQLLIDLFKYLAPYLRNAELAKPVTLLYKGTLRVLLVLLHDFPEFLCDYHYGFCDVIPPNCIQMRNLILSAFPRNMRLPDPFTPNLKVDMLQEIAHAPRVLTNFASMIQPLSFKKELDSYLKARAPVTFLSELRSNLQVSQEAGVRYNIQLMNALVLYVGTQAIAFIRSKGHTPNMSTIAHSAHMDIFQNLAVDLDTEGRYLFLNAIANQLRYPNSHTHYFSCTLLYLFAEANTEAIQEQITRVLLERLIVNRPHPWGLLITFIELIKNPTYKFWTHEFVHCAPEIEKLFESVARSCMVQKQVQPTPEPEIPE, from the exons ATGAACCTGGACTCGTTGTCTTTTACTTTGTCACAAATCAGTTACTTGGTTGCTAATTTGactaagaaaaattttcggGACAGCTGCAAAGAAATATCAATT TTGGTACAGTGGAAAGGTCTGGAGGCAGACCGACATTTGCTGCGCTCTTTGCTCTCTTACGTCGATTTCTCAACCGGAGAGCCACCAGAATCAAGTGCTAAGGATTATTTTCAAGTACAGCTTCTAAAGCAAGAGTGTACCAATCTGCTCAGCAAGCCTTCTTTGATTTCTAACTTCTGTTTTGCAATAGATCATCCTTTACATCATCAGAAG ACTTTGAATTCATCGCCaaagttttttttacatcTGAAGAAGGTACTTGGGCTGACGCTAGTACAGGAAGTTGCTTTTGCGATTGTACTACAACATtctgaaaatatcgatattcgtGCATTGGCTCACGAGCACATTAAAAAACAACTAcctgaattaataaaaaattatattaattcggAGACAAGCAATAAGCACCACGAGGAAGGCTTACACGATTCTTCGCCAGAAGTTTTGCACCTTATACTTTCACAGGTTTTTCATATTCCTAATCAATTTGGTGTTTCTTCCGaagcaaaggaaaaatttCTCAAGAATTTAAGGCGCGATTTTCCCCGTGAACTGGTACCAGTGGTGCTAGCACCACTCTTGTATCCAGGCGACGGGGAAACTCCGCAAGccaaaattgaattaaacatGGCTGTCAATCAAATG GATGGCAATTCATTAGTGGAGTTGATCATGGAATTAGGATACGGATTTACTAGTAGCGTAGAAGAATGTAGATCGGCATTAGCTGGTTTAGGAGCTAGAGAAATATCTCCAGCATGCGTTGCTCGAGTTTTAGCTCATATGGCACGCAGTTGTAATAGTCTTGATGATGCTGGAGGCTTACAATCATTTTGGGGGAACTCTGCTTCTACTCAAGAtgctaataaagaaaaaacttcaGAAAGTATTGCTCCCACAACTTGGAACGTTGAAGTTTTTGTTCAAGCTTTAAAGGAAATA CAATCAACATTATTGTGGAATGAGGTGATCGTGAAATTGGACCATGCTGAGTTTATCATTAAAGATAGACAAGGATTAAATCTGCTAATCATGGGCTTAAGATTAGGTTTGCAACATCAAGGGTATCCTCCAGATGTGTTCCCTGTTGAACTTTTTTATCGACATTGGGAAAATGTAGAGGGTCAATTTTCTTTAGTACAACAAATTTTGAAGTGTCCTGACATATTTTGTTTTGCTGATTATCCATACCATTCGGTTACTGTTGATGTATTGAAAGCAGCTCCTGAAGGAGATAGTAAGGAAGCACAAACATGGAGATCTTTGTATGTCGTTGAACTGCTTCTACATATGGCTGAGAGGGGTTTATATGGACCAGttcaagaaatatttaaatggcCTATTCAACATTGTCCAGACGTACTTGTATTAgctttattacaaattaatccGCCTATAACTTTACTTAGGCAAGAATTACTCAGTACACTTATGCCTATCTTTCTTGGGAATCATCCAAATTCTGCAGTGATTTTACACCATGCGTGGCATgcaaataatgttaaaataaaatccatTATTATGCATGCAATGGCTGAATGGTACATACGTGGTGACCATGATCAGACAAGATTGTCTCGCATTTTAGATGTTGCACAAGATCTTAAAGCATTATCAGCCTTATTGAACGCGCAATCTTTTCCATTTGTTATTGACCTAGCATGTCTAGCATCTCGAcgagaatatttgaaattagaaaaatggtTGACAGATAAAATTAGAGACCATGGAGAAGTTTTTGTTGCTGCTTgtgtaaaatttttacataGACGGTGTCCGCAAGTGATGGGTCCTGGTATAAAAGAGGATCCTACAGTGCCAAAAGCAAGTCAGCTTCCACAAGAAACACTCACAACTATTCTTGCTTGTTTGCAAGTATGTGCCGG gaGTGTTTCTCAAGAGTGTTCTGaagcaataatgacgatggtACAAAATTGCAgtttaatgttaaataaaaccACTATGAGTAGACCACCACCACCAGGGGTTCTAAGACATAGAGGATTAGAACCATTTAATCCTGCGACATTAGGAGGACAG ttATTTTCTTCTAAGCAAGTAGATCCACTTGGAAATTTAAGTTCAAGTCTTGCTTCTATGGGTTTAGGATCTAGTCTTGGACCACCTAGTAGTTCTGCATTTAATTTGCCAGGAGCATTAGGACCTTTAGTTTCAGCACCTGGATCTCCTTCTAGATTAACAGGACCTTCTCCAAGCCCATTTCCAATGTTACCATTATCTTCACAACTCCATTCTGGCCCAGTTGGAACACAGGGTCCTTCTGTATTACCTGGTAGTACAATAGGAGGATTAGGACGGCTTGGCCCACCAACTGGTATAGAAAAAGCAAGAATACCGGAAACATCAAATCTGTTTCCTGATATGCCTCAAAATGTATCTAAAGAAATTGAAGACGAAGCGAATAGCTATTTTCAATGTATATACAATCATCCACCTCATCCCACATTGTCAATTGATGAAGTTCTTGATATGCtcaaaaaatttcaagattcaggaaacaaaagagaaagagaggtattCAATTGTATGCttcgaaatttattcgaagaatatcgtttttttcctcAATATCCAGATAAAGAACTGCAAATAACTGCACAATTATTTGGTGGGATTATTGAAAGAGGTTTGGTTAATAGCTACATGACACTTGGATTGGCACTTAGATTTGTTTTGGATGCTTTGAGAAAGCCAGATGGTAGTAAAATGTATTACTTTGGTATAACAGCTTTGGATCGTTTTAAAAGTCGTTTGAAAGATTATCAAACATATTGCGAACACGTGAGGAACATACAGCATTTTAGTGAATTTCCACCACATTTAATAGAGTATATAGAATACGGTCTACAAGGACAAGAACCTCCTACTCGACCTCAAGGTCCTGTCCTTCCAAAAACATTAGCTGCTATGTTAGCTCCAGTTACAACACCATATAAAACTATTacaacaacaactataacaacaagtACTACTCAGGCTAAGCCTTCTACAACACCAACTACTTCACTTTCTGCCAGA ccCTCTATTGCAAATGCAACTAATATTGATACGTTGCTTGTAGCAAcggataaagaggaaaaaattacGACACCGCCTGAAGCGTTACAAGACAAGACTGCATTTATTTTCAACAATCTTAGTCAACTTAATTTACAACAAAAATGTGATGAAATTCGAGAAATAGTTACTGAAGATTATTGGCCTTGGATGGCCCAATATTTAGTGATGAAACGTGCTAgcattgaattaaattttcatgcCTTATATTCTAATTTCCTTGATTGCTTAAAGCTTCCAGAAGTTAATAAAATGGTAACTAGAGAAACATTCAGAAATATCAAG GTATTATTACGGAGTGATAAAGGAATAGCAAATTTTTCTGATCGATCTCTTTTAAAAAACTTGGGGCATTGGCTTGGAATGTTAACCCTTGGTAGAAATAAACCTATTTTACag gtggatattgatttaaaaagCTTGTTAGTAGAAGCATATCACAAAGGTCAACAAGAACTTCTTTATGTTGTACCTTTTGTTGCAAAAGTCTTGGAAAGTTGTGCAAAAAGTCGTGTTTTTCGTCCTCCTAATCCATGGACAATGGCAATTATGAATGTGCTAGCAGAACTTCATCAAGAACCAgacttaaaattaaatttaaaatttgaaattgaaGTGCTTTGTAAAAACTTAAGCATCGATGTTGGA GAATTAAAACCAGCagtttatttaaaagatcCTGAAAAATTACGTAACTTGGATTATCAATTATCACATCCAAATAAGAAAACAGAAGCAGGAAATAATCAACAACAGACACAAGCCCCTATTGAAGAATTAGTCGGACCTACAACAACAGGAACTATTGTTGCTCAATCAGCACCTCCTGCTAACACTACACCATCTTTACCTACTGGACCACCAGAACCACGTTTTAGTTATATGGATATATCTGTTACAGGCATTACCAATATCTCTCAACATATCACCATAAATAatcaa cTACCTTTGTTCCAAACGCATCCTCATTTAAAACAATTTGTTCGTCCTGCTGTTGAAAGAGCTATACAAGAATGGATTCATCCAGTTGTTGATCGATCTATTAAAATAGCTTTGACTACAAGTGAACAAATCGTAAGGAAAGACTTTGCTTTGGATCCTGAGGAAGTAAGGATGCGAACAGCAGCACGTCATATGGTTCGTAATTTAACTGCTGGAATGGCTATGATTACATGTAGAGATCAG atTTTAGCATCAATAAGTACAAATTTAAAGCAAGCCTTTCTAACAGCTATGATGGGTACAACTCCTCAGCAAAAAGAATTAGCAGAGCAAGCTGCAACTGTTGTAGCTGCCGATAATATGGAACTTGCTTGCGCATTTGTACAAAAGACTGCTGTTGAAAAAGCTATCCCAGAGATGGATAAACGTTTACTTAATGAAATAGAATTACGAAAAATTGCACgacaagaaggaagaagatattGTGATCCTTTAGCTAAGTATCAAGCTGAAAGGATGCCAGAACAGATTCGATTAAAAGTAGGCGGGATAACTCCTCAACAAATGGCCGTTTATGAAGAATTTGCCAGAAATATACCTGGATTCTTACCATTATCTGAAAGAGATACACAAGCACTTTTTGTGCCAAAACCAGTAACG GAAACTGCAGTAGTTCCGTTTGCTACTAATCCAGCTGTTGCAGTAGCAACGGCTCAACAAGTAGCTGCATATGCAGCCGCTGTAAGTAACGATGAAGTAGGAGCAATGTTAGAAAAACTTGCAGCTGAAGTAGATGTATTGCTTTCTGCAATGGGTCCAGCTGCACCACCCCCACAACACGTAGCACTTCATAGTCTTTTAGAGTCTATCATCCTTACTAGAAGATCAAGGGATGCAGGTGCTGCAATGACGCTTctaaaaaaa GCTGTAGAAGGATTACTAGATGGTCCTACTATTTCTAGCGGAGTGACAGATTCGGAAATCGTTTTGCGTTATAGAGAACTTCATTTACGCATTCTGAAATGTCTTCAAGATCCACGTGCTTATGGTATGCAGTGGACGAACAAACATGTTACCCGTTTCTTAACAGAATGTAGAGAagattttcgttataatttcgAAGCCGTAGATTGTTTAATAAG ATCTCATTTGATCAGTCTTCCACAATATGATTTAGCTCTAGCACAAGCTATGGATGCTAGTAATGCTATGGCAACTGCGTTTGCTATGCAATTGGTTCAACTATATCTCATTGATGAGAGACAAACGACACATGTAACAGAATCTGATCTGTTTCATACGATTGAAATACTTGTAAGAATAGCACATCATAGAGCCCCACCAGAAGG AATTCCACTCTTTAGACTTACTAGTCTAATAGAATCGTTACGTGCAAACCATGACCCTGCAGTATTAGCCGATCGTGCTCCTGCAGGACCGACAGCACACATCCACTCTGGAATTCTCCAG GCCCGTGATTTCGATGATCCACCAGGATTAATGGAGAAGACCGAATACTTATTACGTGAATGGGTTTCAATGCATCATAGTCCTACCCATGCTCGTGATCCTACTAAAGCATTTGGAATGTTTGTCCATCAAATGAACATTCATGGCATTTTAAAAACTGATGACCTCATAActagattttttaaattaagcACTCAAATGTGCGTGGACCTTTGTTATCGTGCATTGGCTGAAACCAATGCAGTTCCTTCTGTTGTTCGCGCAAAATGTTTCCACTCGTTAGACGCTTTTGTGCGCTTAGTTGCGCTCTTAGTCAAACATTCTGGCGACACAACAAATACTCATACGAAAATCAACTTATTAAACAAAGTACTTGGAATAGTTGCTGGAGTGTTACTGCAAGATCACGAAATGCGTGGTACAGATTTCCAGCAATTACCTTATCATCGAATTTTCATCATGCTCTTTTTAGAGCTTTGTGCCCCTGAACCTGTTTTAGAGGCAGTCAATTATCAAGTTTTAACAGCCTTCTGTCATACGTTACACATATTGAGACCTGCCAAAGCTTCGGGCTTTTGTTATGCCTGGTTAGAGCTTGTTTCGCACAGGGTTTTCATTGGACGTATGCTCGCTATTACTCCACAACAAAAATGTTGGGGAATGTACGCTCAACTTCtcatcgatttatttaaatatctagCACCGTATCTGCGTAATGCAGAACTGGCAAAACCCGTAACGCTTCTATATAAAGGTACTCTTCGGGTGTTACTGGTATTACTACATGATTTTCCTGAGTTCCTTTGCGATTATCATTATGGATTTTGTGACGTAATTCCACCAAATTGTATACAAATGAGAAATCTCATTTTAAGCGCATTTCCAAGAAATATGCGCTTACCTGATCCGTTCACTCCAAATTTAAAAGTCGATATGCTTCAAGAAATCGCACACGCTCCTAGAGTGCTTACTAATTTTGCTTCGATGATTCAACCACTCAGTTTTAAAAAGGAATTAGATTCTTATTTGAAAGCCCGTGCTCCGGTCACCTTTTTGTCAGAATTACGTAGTAATTTACAAGTCTCACAGGAAGCTGGTGTAAGGTATAATATTCAATTGATGAACGCTTTGGTTCTTTACGTTGGAACACAAGCTATTGCTTTCATACGCAGTAAAGGTCATACACCTAACATGTCCACGATTGCACATTCCGCTCACATGGACATATTTCAAAATCTTGCTGTTGATCTCGATACCGAAGGTCGttacttatttttaaatgcaatTGCTAATCAGCTTCGCTATCCCAATAGTCATACGCATTATTTCAGTTGTAcacttctttatttatttgccGAAGCTAATACCGAAGCTATACAGGAACAAATTACGAGGGTTCTTCTTGAAAGACTTATTGTCAATAGACCTCATCCTTGGGGTCTTCTTATTACATTCATCGAACTCATTAAGAATCCTACATACAAATTCTGGACGCACGAGTTTGTTCATTGTGCTCCAGAAATTGAaaa ATTGTTCGAGTCTGTAGCTCGATCATGTATGGTTCAAAAACAAGTGCAGCCGACACCCGAACCAGAGATTCCGGAGTGA